One part of the Tenacibaculum sp. 190130A14a genome encodes these proteins:
- a CDS encoding heavy metal-associated domain-containing protein, whose protein sequence is MKLLKIFFVVAFVSVTTIACKTEAKKEDATPKTEEVAANVQEASFAISGMTCEIGCAKKIASDLSKKEGVVDAKVVFTDSIATVKFDANKTNKAELMAFVDGIAESMYKTSELSKEACKKECEKKCSEAKTDAEKAACKKECEMACCSDKKEGTSEEKTACAKDCKMECCAETENA, encoded by the coding sequence ATGAAACTATTAAAAATATTTTTTGTTGTCGCATTTGTAAGTGTAACAACAATTGCCTGTAAAACAGAAGCTAAAAAAGAAGATGCAACTCCTAAAACAGAAGAGGTAGCTGCAAATGTACAAGAGGCTAGTTTTGCAATTTCTGGTATGACTTGTGAAATTGGTTGTGCTAAAAAAATCGCTTCTGACTTATCTAAAAAAGAGGGAGTTGTAGATGCGAAAGTTGTGTTTACAGATAGTATTGCTACCGTAAAGTTTGATGCTAACAAAACAAACAAAGCTGAATTAATGGCTTTTGTTGATGGGATAGCTGAGAGCATGTATAAAACTTCAGAGTTAAGTAAAGAAGCTTGCAAAAAAGAGTGTGAGAAAAAATGTAGCGAAGCTAAAACTGACGCAGAAAAAGCAGCATGTAAAAAAGAATGTGAAATGGCTTGTTGTTCAGATAAAAAAGAAGGTACATCTGAAGAAAAAACAGCTTGTGCTAAAGATTGTAAAATGGAATGTTGTGCTGAAACTGAAAATGCATAA
- a CDS encoding tetratricopeptide repeat protein: MKPFLKILLTFLITTNFYAQTKVDSLISDAVTKKEENYYKVQKHFRRIRFTNEEIANFLKRSQEENYKIGEVFALNLKGRSHRNITEYDKAEEYYKSALELARKIRSVEGEVITLNQLGVIYRRQDKVKGALNYHQAALEIISKIKNPNEDFKVSHSISVNSIGNIYLTIRQYELALAKFQESIEIQKELNDLRGLAINHQNIGYAYQNIGDLDLALENFNKSLEYNNLNNSDLGRVICHNSISNILIKQGKYNEAYNYINDIVPTAEELGNRYYLSEVYNTIGWALIKKNNLDEAEEYLYKSLKIGADNNIPSSLSVSYLHLSELHQKQNNFKEALEHFQSSIDIDKKTFNEKNIRWVTNLMSNFEDEIKNNKIVRLDKEKKIAELNLTKSRNILIITFVSLALFSVVLYSIYRQRLLKNDKKILMLEQEALQSQMNPHFVFNALNSIKLYIINNEQKNAVYYLNKFSKLIRNILDASKVKEVSLSEELSTMNLYMSIENIRFSNEIEYSERVDEDINLESIKVPPLILQPFLENAIWHGLSSKKGSKKVSLEVLKISEDFIQIDIEDNGVGREQAFRIKKNKSLNRRSIGIDLTKQRLQNFTNEFKDDFSLDYFDLKDAEGKAIGTKVSIKIPLS; encoded by the coding sequence ATGAAACCTTTTTTAAAAATCCTACTAACATTTTTAATTACTACTAACTTTTATGCTCAAACGAAAGTTGATAGTCTTATTAGTGATGCTGTTACCAAAAAAGAAGAAAATTATTATAAAGTTCAAAAACACTTTAGAAGAATTAGGTTTACCAATGAAGAAATTGCTAATTTCTTAAAAAGGAGTCAAGAGGAAAATTATAAAATAGGAGAAGTATTTGCACTCAACCTCAAGGGAAGATCACATCGAAATATAACCGAATATGATAAGGCTGAAGAGTATTATAAGTCAGCTTTAGAATTAGCGAGAAAGATTAGAAGTGTAGAAGGAGAAGTTATCACATTAAATCAGCTAGGGGTTATTTACAGAAGACAAGATAAGGTAAAAGGAGCCCTGAATTATCATCAAGCAGCTTTAGAAATTATCAGTAAGATAAAAAACCCGAATGAAGATTTTAAAGTAAGTCATAGTATTAGTGTAAACAGTATAGGTAATATTTATTTGACGATTAGGCAATATGAATTGGCATTGGCTAAGTTTCAAGAATCTATTGAAATTCAAAAGGAATTAAACGATTTAAGAGGGTTGGCAATTAACCATCAAAACATTGGATACGCCTATCAAAATATTGGAGATTTAGATCTGGCTTTAGAAAATTTTAATAAATCATTAGAGTATAACAATTTAAACAATAGTGATTTAGGAAGGGTTATTTGTCATAATAGTATTAGTAATATTTTAATAAAGCAAGGTAAGTATAATGAGGCTTATAATTATATAAATGATATTGTACCTACTGCAGAAGAATTAGGTAATCGATATTATTTATCTGAAGTGTATAATACCATAGGTTGGGCTTTAATAAAAAAGAATAACTTAGACGAGGCTGAAGAATACTTATATAAGTCGCTAAAAATAGGTGCAGATAATAATATACCTTCTAGTTTGTCGGTGAGCTATTTACATTTATCAGAGCTTCATCAAAAACAAAATAATTTTAAAGAGGCTTTAGAACATTTTCAAAGTTCGATTGATATCGATAAAAAGACCTTCAATGAGAAAAATATTCGTTGGGTAACTAATCTAATGAGTAATTTTGAAGATGAAATAAAAAATAATAAGATTGTTAGGTTAGATAAGGAGAAGAAAATAGCAGAACTTAATTTAACCAAAAGTAGAAATATTCTAATTATTACGTTTGTTTCTTTAGCTTTATTCAGCGTAGTGTTATACTCTATTTATAGGCAAAGATTACTTAAAAATGACAAGAAGATATTGATGCTAGAACAAGAGGCTCTTCAAAGTCAAATGAACCCACACTTTGTTTTTAATGCCTTAAATTCTATTAAGCTCTATATTATCAATAATGAACAAAAAAATGCAGTTTATTATTTAAATAAATTTTCAAAACTTATTAGAAATATATTGGATGCGTCTAAGGTGAAAGAGGTGAGTTTGAGTGAAGAACTTAGCACGATGAATTTATATATGAGTATTGAAAATATACGTTTCTCCAATGAAATTGAATATTCTGAAAGAGTAGATGAGGATATCAATTTAGAAAGTATTAAAGTACCGCCATTAATTTTGCAACCTTTTTTAGAAAATGCTATTTGGCATGGATTATCTTCGAAAAAAGGGAGTAAAAAAGTAAGCTTAGAAGTGCTTAAAATTTCTGAAGATTTTATTCAAATAGATATTGAAGATAATGGTGTAGGGCGCGAACAAGCTTTTAGAATAAAGAAGAATAAATCATTAAATAGACGATCAATCGGAATCGACTTAACCAAACAACGTTTACAAAACTTTACCAACGAATTTAAAGATGATTTTTCTTTAGATTATTTTGATCTAAAAGATGCAGAAGGAAAAGCAATCGGTACTAAAGTATCTATTAAAATTCCTTTATCTTAA
- the rpmA gene encoding 50S ribosomal protein L27, with protein sequence MAHKKGVGSSKNGRESESKRLGVKIFGGQAAIAGNIIVRQRGTQHYPGENVYMGKDHTLHAKVDGVVNFQKKRDNKSYVSITPFEA encoded by the coding sequence ATGGCTCATAAGAAAGGTGTCGGTAGTTCGAAGAACGGTCGTGAATCGGAATCGAAACGATTAGGAGTAAAGATTTTTGGAGGACAAGCTGCTATCGCAGGTAATATTATTGTTCGTCAAAGAGGAACTCAACATTATCCAGGAGAAAATGTATATATGGGGAAAGACCATACTTTACATGCAAAGGTAGATGGTGTTGTTAACTTCCAAAAGAAGAGAGATAACAAATCTTACGTTTCTATTACTCCGTTTGAGGCTTAA
- the rplU gene encoding 50S ribosomal protein L21 has product MYAIVEIAGQQFKVAKDQKVYVHRLQAEEGSKVSFDNVMLIEDAGNVTIGAPAIEGAAVTAKVLGHLKGDKVIVFKKKRRKGYKKKNGHRQYLTEIQIEGIAASGAKKATAKKEAPKTEEKAASNDLSSMTVAELKALAKERGISGYTSLKKAELIEVLSK; this is encoded by the coding sequence ATGTACGCAATCGTAGAGATAGCAGGGCAGCAATTTAAAGTAGCAAAAGACCAAAAAGTTTACGTTCACCGTTTACAAGCAGAAGAAGGATCAAAAGTATCTTTTGATAATGTAATGCTTATTGAAGACGCTGGAAATGTAACTATTGGCGCCCCAGCTATAGAAGGAGCCGCAGTAACGGCTAAGGTATTAGGTCACTTAAAAGGTGATAAAGTAATCGTTTTCAAAAAGAAAAGAAGAAAAGGTTACAAGAAGAAAAATGGTCACAGACAGTATTTAACTGAGATTCAAATCGAAGGTATTGCTGCTTCTGGTGCTAAAAAGGCAACTGCTAAGAAAGAAGCTCCTAAGACTGAAGAAAAAGCAGCATCAAATGACTTAAGTTCAATGACTGTTGCTGAGTTAAAGGCTTTAGCTAAAGAAAGAGGAATCTCAGGATACACTTCTTTAAAGAAAGCTGAATTAATTGAAGTATTAAGTAAATAA
- a CDS encoding DMT family transporter, with amino-acid sequence MNNQKLKWIYLIILSLVWGSSFILMKKALVGLTPIQVGALRMLITAIFLLLIGFKSLKRIQKRHWKYVAYTAALGTFFPAFLFAFAISNIDSSISAILNSLTPFNTFIFGALVFGFSFKRKQFYGILIGLVGTLILILKGAALNPNQNYWYALLILIASIGYAFNVNMIKRYLHDLDALAITTGNFLLLIIPVLLVLIFSGFFTTFEVTPETTSALGYITVLAVVGTGIAKVMFNKMVHMSSPVFAASVTYLIPIVAVMWGIIDGERLSMVQLLAGGIILFGVWLVNKAK; translated from the coding sequence ATGAACAATCAAAAATTAAAATGGATTTACCTTATCATATTATCTCTAGTATGGGGGAGTTCATTTATACTTATGAAAAAAGCTCTTGTAGGGTTAACGCCCATTCAAGTTGGAGCTTTACGAATGTTAATTACAGCAATTTTTTTATTATTAATTGGGTTTAAGAGTTTAAAAAGAATTCAAAAAAGACATTGGAAGTATGTTGCTTATACCGCTGCTTTAGGAACTTTTTTTCCAGCTTTTTTGTTTGCTTTTGCAATAAGTAATATTGACAGTTCTATTTCAGCAATATTAAATTCTTTAACACCGTTTAATACATTTATTTTTGGAGCCTTGGTATTTGGGTTTTCCTTTAAAAGAAAGCAGTTTTACGGAATTTTAATTGGATTGGTCGGTACATTAATACTTATTTTAAAAGGTGCGGCACTCAATCCAAATCAGAATTATTGGTATGCATTGTTAATATTAATAGCCTCTATAGGATATGCTTTTAATGTAAATATGATTAAAAGGTATTTACATGATTTAGATGCTTTGGCAATTACTACAGGGAATTTTTTGTTATTGATAATTCCAGTATTATTAGTGCTTATATTTTCAGGTTTTTTCACCACGTTTGAGGTTACTCCAGAAACAACATCAGCACTTGGGTACATTACTGTTTTAGCAGTGGTTGGTACAGGTATAGCAAAGGTTATGTTTAATAAAATGGTACATATGTCATCGCCGGTTTTTGCCGCTTCTGTTACGTATTTAATCCCAATAGTTGCCGTAATGTGGGGTATTATAGACGGTGAACGTTTAAGTATGGTTCAGTTATTGGCAGGTGGTATTATTTTGTTTGGTGTTTGGTTGGTAAACAAGGCCAAATAA
- a CDS encoding COX15/CtaA family protein, protein MKKHFPLIVKITLIAVYVIFLAGSVVRMTGSGMGCPDWPKCFGYYIPPTSEEQITWQPNTDYKKGMIIVKDETLFVAENNLKTAAEFNTNNWKKYTKHNYAKFNKYHTWTEYINRLSSAVAGIPFLFLVVISFSFWREKKAITLLSLGAFFLMLFEAWLGKTVVDTNLKPTIITIHMVAGLVIVALLLWLLFIVTERKSVYKYNSLFNKLLIVSVVFSLIQIAMGTQVRQFIDEQVKLFGFENKQYSLMDPSFKFYFHRSFTIAIVLVNLGMFYLNQIKNLGYRLVNWIVFLIFLETITGILMYYAEFPLGTQAIHLLAGAILFGLQFYLWLQSRKTKEV, encoded by the coding sequence ATGAAAAAACACTTCCCTCTCATCGTTAAAATCACATTAATTGCCGTTTATGTAATCTTTTTAGCTGGTTCAGTTGTACGTATGACTGGTTCTGGAATGGGATGTCCAGATTGGCCAAAGTGTTTTGGGTACTATATTCCGCCAACCTCTGAAGAACAAATTACTTGGCAACCTAATACAGATTATAAAAAAGGGATGATCATTGTTAAGGATGAAACCCTATTTGTAGCTGAAAACAATTTAAAAACAGCTGCTGAATTTAACACAAATAACTGGAAGAAATACACAAAGCATAATTATGCTAAATTTAATAAATACCATACTTGGACAGAATATATCAATCGTCTTTCATCTGCTGTAGCAGGAATTCCTTTCTTGTTCTTAGTTGTAATTTCTTTTTCTTTTTGGAGAGAAAAGAAAGCCATAACACTTCTTTCTTTAGGAGCTTTCTTTTTAATGCTCTTTGAGGCTTGGCTAGGAAAAACAGTGGTTGACACCAACTTAAAACCCACTATTATTACCATTCATATGGTAGCTGGATTGGTAATTGTAGCTTTATTATTATGGCTTTTGTTTATTGTTACGGAACGAAAATCAGTTTACAAATACAACTCTTTATTCAATAAGCTTCTAATTGTTTCTGTAGTATTTTCATTAATACAAATTGCCATGGGAACACAAGTACGTCAATTTATTGATGAACAAGTAAAGCTATTTGGATTTGAAAATAAACAGTATAGTTTAATGGATCCAAGTTTTAAGTTTTATTTCCATCGCTCTTTTACCATTGCCATTGTATTGGTGAACCTTGGAATGTTTTATTTGAATCAAATAAAAAACTTAGGGTACAGACTTGTAAACTGGATTGTTTTCTTAATCTTTTTAGAAACAATTACTGGTATTTTAATGTACTACGCAGAATTTCCTTTAGGAACACAAGCAATACATTTATTAGCTGGAGCTATTTTATTTGGATTACAATTTTATTTATGGTTACAGAGTAGAAAAACAAAGGAAGTTTAA
- a CDS encoding pitrilysin family protein — MKTKILSIAALLFLSLTVSAQIDRSKQPKPGPAPKINIGSPKKFKLDNGLQVLVVENHKLPRVSATLTIDNPPMSYGNKKGVEGLLSGMLGTGSTNTPKGKFDEEVDFLGANVSFWDEGARASSLTKYFPKVLGLMADAAFNPVFSQEEFDKQMKQSLDGIKNSEKSVAAIARRVEDVLTYGKNHPFGEFTSQETLKNITLQDVKDLYNKTYKPNNAYLVIVGDISFDKAKSLVNGLFSNWKKGDLVAQELPKVENPATTEIDFINMPNAVQSELSIINSVNLKMNDKDYYAALLANQILGGGGTGRLYKNLREDKGYTYGSYSGIGSSRYASRFKASASVRNMVTDSAMVEAMKEINKIRYQKATKEELDIAKAKYIGNFVRNVEKPNTIASYALNILTNDLPANYYQNYLKNVNAVTLEDVQNAAIKYFRGDKSRIVITGKGIDVLKNLEKTADYKINYFDKNGNPTNKPAMSLPIPAGTTAATVVDNYFKAIGGKDKVAAVKSLMTVAEAKIDGAPAPIVITTKTTSPNKSSLLVSMMGNTLQKSVFDGTKGYQEARGQKKELTGKELEDSKSKSFPFADVSYKKGKLDRIEPLNGKNAYVIKYNDTEVFYDMESGLKVKTITTVKGPQGEVKNPVTFADYKEVNGIKFPHKVIRTNGPMELNFVVKEVKINEGVSDADFQ; from the coding sequence ATGAAAACGAAAATATTATCAATTGCAGCTTTATTGTTTCTATCATTAACTGTTTCAGCACAGATTGATAGAAGTAAACAGCCAAAACCAGGGCCTGCACCTAAAATAAATATTGGTAGCCCTAAGAAATTTAAATTGGACAACGGACTACAAGTTTTAGTTGTTGAAAACCATAAATTACCTAGAGTATCTGCTACTTTAACTATTGACAATCCACCAATGTCTTATGGAAATAAGAAAGGGGTTGAAGGCTTATTAAGTGGAATGTTAGGTACTGGATCAACAAACACACCGAAAGGAAAATTTGACGAAGAAGTAGACTTCTTAGGAGCAAATGTTTCTTTTTGGGACGAAGGAGCAAGAGCAAGTTCATTAACTAAATACTTCCCAAAAGTATTAGGTTTAATGGCAGACGCGGCTTTCAATCCAGTATTCTCTCAAGAAGAGTTTGACAAGCAAATGAAGCAATCTCTTGACGGTATAAAAAACAGTGAAAAAAGTGTTGCGGCTATTGCTCGTAGAGTTGAAGACGTTTTAACTTATGGTAAAAATCACCCATTTGGAGAATTTACTTCTCAAGAAACTTTAAAGAACATCACTTTACAAGATGTTAAAGATCTTTACAATAAAACCTACAAGCCAAACAATGCTTATTTAGTTATTGTAGGTGACATTAGTTTTGACAAAGCAAAATCTTTAGTTAACGGTTTATTTTCTAATTGGAAAAAAGGAGATTTAGTAGCACAAGAACTACCTAAAGTAGAAAATCCTGCTACAACAGAAATCGATTTTATTAATATGCCAAACGCAGTACAATCTGAGCTATCAATCATTAATAGTGTTAACTTAAAAATGAATGATAAAGATTATTATGCGGCTTTATTAGCAAACCAAATTCTTGGTGGAGGTGGTACTGGTAGATTATATAAAAACTTACGTGAAGATAAAGGGTATACTTATGGTTCTTACTCTGGAATTGGTTCTAGCCGTTATGCTTCTCGTTTTAAAGCATCTGCTTCTGTAAGAAATATGGTTACTGATAGTGCTATGGTTGAGGCGATGAAAGAAATCAATAAAATCCGTTATCAAAAAGCAACAAAAGAAGAGTTGGATATTGCAAAAGCTAAATACATTGGAAACTTTGTTAGAAATGTAGAAAAGCCAAATACAATTGCTTCATATGCTTTAAATATTTTAACGAACGATTTACCTGCAAACTACTATCAAAACTATCTTAAGAATGTAAACGCAGTTACTTTAGAAGATGTTCAAAACGCCGCTATTAAATATTTTAGAGGAGATAAATCACGTATTGTGATTACTGGTAAAGGAATAGATGTTTTAAAGAATTTAGAAAAAACAGCTGATTATAAAATCAATTATTTTGACAAAAACGGAAATCCTACAAACAAGCCAGCAATGAGTTTACCAATTCCTGCTGGTACTACAGCAGCAACTGTTGTAGACAACTACTTTAAAGCTATTGGTGGAAAAGATAAAGTGGCTGCTGTAAAATCTTTAATGACCGTTGCAGAGGCTAAGATAGATGGAGCTCCTGCGCCAATTGTTATTACTACTAAAACTACTAGTCCTAACAAAAGTTCTCTTTTAGTTTCGATGATGGGGAATACTTTACAAAAGTCTGTTTTTGACGGAACAAAAGGATACCAAGAAGCTCGTGGTCAGAAAAAAGAATTGACTGGAAAAGAGTTAGAAGATTCAAAATCAAAATCATTTCCTTTTGCTGACGTTTCATATAAAAAGGGAAAACTAGATAGAATTGAACCTTTAAATGGTAAAAATGCTTATGTTATTAAGTACAACGACACAGAAGTGTTTTATGACATGGAATCTGGGTTAAAAGTAAAAACTATAACTACTGTTAAAGGACCACAAGGAGAAGTTAAAAATCCTGTAACCTTTGCTGATTATAAAGAAGTAAATGGAATTAAATTTCCTCACAAAGTAATCAGAACAAACGGGCCTATGGAATTAAACTTTGTAGTAAAAGAGGTAAAAATAAACGAAGGTGTTTCTGATGCTGATTTTCAATAA
- a CDS encoding LytTR family DNA-binding domain-containing protein, with product MLKAVIVDDEPKAIQGLSWELSNFDNDIVIEKTFTDAEEAIKYLDLATIDCLFLDIEMPTMDGFQLLSKLTNRDFAVVITTAYNEYAIKALKNKAIDYLLKPIDSDDLEETIRRIKNYSADNSAERFEKILTSFNEKFNRRKITINTDGKLIFLDNDEIIFVESDGNYSSIHIRNGKKIVVTKKLKEVNELLPDEHFFRIHNSYIINLNKIKEFLKSDGYVVLTDNHKIPVSRQRKSEFLEKF from the coding sequence ATGTTAAAGGCAGTAATTGTAGATGATGAACCAAAGGCAATTCAGGGGTTAAGCTGGGAATTGTCTAATTTTGATAATGATATTGTAATAGAGAAAACTTTTACTGATGCCGAAGAAGCAATCAAGTATTTAGACTTAGCTACTATAGATTGTTTGTTTCTCGATATTGAAATGCCAACCATGGATGGTTTTCAGTTACTATCTAAGTTAACTAATAGAGATTTTGCAGTGGTTATCACTACTGCTTACAATGAGTACGCAATTAAGGCTTTAAAGAATAAAGCAATTGATTACTTATTAAAGCCTATTGACTCAGATGATTTAGAAGAAACGATTCGAAGAATTAAAAACTATTCAGCAGATAATAGCGCAGAAAGGTTTGAGAAAATACTTACCAGTTTTAATGAAAAGTTTAACAGACGAAAAATTACGATCAATACAGATGGAAAGCTAATTTTTCTAGATAATGATGAAATTATTTTTGTAGAATCAGATGGTAACTATAGTTCCATACATATTCGTAATGGTAAGAAAATAGTCGTTACAAAAAAATTAAAGGAAGTAAATGAATTGCTACCAGATGAACATTTTTTTAGAATTCATAACTCTTACATCATAAACCTAAATAAAATCAAAGAATTTTTAAAGTCAGACGGTTATGTGGTATTAACAGACAACCATAAAATACCAGTTTCGCGCCAAAGAAAATCTGAGTTTTTAGAAAAATTTTAG
- the dinB gene encoding DNA polymerase IV, which yields MELQPPYRKIIHVDMDAFYASVEQLDNPELIGKPVAVGGSEIRGVVSAASYEARKFGVRSAMSGVLAKKKCPHIIFVPPRFDRYKEISLKIRAIFYDYTDLVEPLSLDEAYLDVTENKKGNPSANSIAKEIRDRIWNELELRASAGISINKFLAKVASDINKPNGQKTIHPEEVIDFLEKLPVNKFYGVGKVTAAKMHNLGLFTGLDLKNKSREELSKLFGKSGLHYYNIVRGIHTSEVKPNRVRKSIAAERTFSENISSEVFMLEKLDKIAIELEKRMVKSNTKGKTLTLKIKYSDFTQQTRSKTTLHFIQQKKEFYPIVKELLFQEKLKNSVRLLGISFSNLNTEKKDPVWVQLKFDF from the coding sequence ATGGAACTCCAGCCACCATATCGCAAAATTATTCACGTTGACATGGATGCTTTTTATGCATCTGTAGAGCAACTTGACAACCCTGAATTAATAGGTAAACCCGTAGCAGTTGGAGGAAGTGAAATACGCGGAGTAGTTTCAGCAGCAAGTTACGAGGCACGAAAATTTGGGGTACGCTCTGCTATGAGCGGAGTACTTGCTAAAAAAAAATGCCCTCATATAATATTTGTCCCTCCAAGATTTGACAGATATAAAGAGATCTCTTTAAAAATTAGAGCCATTTTTTACGATTATACAGATTTAGTAGAACCACTTTCTTTAGACGAGGCCTATTTAGACGTAACAGAAAACAAAAAAGGAAACCCCTCTGCAAATTCAATTGCCAAAGAAATTAGAGACCGTATATGGAATGAATTGGAACTAAGAGCTTCAGCTGGAATTTCAATCAATAAATTTTTAGCTAAAGTTGCTTCTGATATTAATAAACCTAACGGACAAAAAACCATACACCCAGAAGAAGTAATCGATTTTTTAGAAAAACTTCCCGTAAATAAATTTTATGGCGTTGGAAAAGTAACTGCTGCCAAAATGCACAATCTCGGACTGTTTACAGGATTAGATCTTAAAAACAAATCTCGTGAAGAACTATCTAAACTATTTGGAAAATCTGGATTGCATTATTACAATATTGTAAGAGGAATTCATACATCTGAAGTAAAACCAAACAGGGTAAGAAAATCAATTGCCGCTGAACGAACTTTTAGTGAAAACATTTCTTCAGAAGTTTTTATGCTAGAAAAACTTGATAAAATTGCTATTGAATTAGAAAAAAGAATGGTTAAATCAAACACAAAGGGCAAAACATTAACTCTTAAGATTAAATACAGCGATTTTACGCAACAAACGCGTAGTAAAACAACACTTCATTTCATTCAACAAAAAAAAGAGTTCTATCCTATCGTAAAGGAACTGTTATTCCAAGAAAAACTAAAAAATTCAGTGCGCCTTTTAGGTATTTCTTTTAGCAATTTGAATACCGAAAAAAAGGACCCTGTTTGGGTCCAGTTAAAATTCGATTTTTAA
- a CDS encoding pitrilysin family protein, producing MKRSILSLASALLVAFSANAQKVEFEEYDLSNGMHVILHQDNSAPVVTVGVMYHVGAKDEEDGKTGMAHFYEHLLFTGTKNIGRGEWNKIEAANGGTGNANTNWDRTYYYETFPSNNLELGLWMESERLLHPIIDQKAVDTQNEVVKEEKRQRMDNAPYGKIIYGDVYNHIFDKHNYGRPMIGYIKDLDAAKLEEFKAFYKKWYMPNNAVLVVAGDFNVKNTKKMIKDYFESIPARTLPKRNKIVEPERTQEKRVKEYDSNIQLPAILLAHKTPSMRERDSKVLDVISTILSNGKSSRLYKKLVDTDKKALQVFSFARNLEDYSVYNIGAIPLGKTSLDDLIKEMDEEIEKLQTELISDRDLEKVRNKFENQFVASNSNVQGIANTLARNYMLVGETNRINKELDIINSITKEEIRDVAKKYLAKNRRVIIEYLPKKK from the coding sequence ATGAAAAGAAGTATTTTATCTCTTGCTTCAGCTCTTTTAGTAGCATTTAGTGCAAATGCTCAAAAGGTTGAGTTTGAAGAGTACGATTTAAGCAATGGTATGCATGTAATTTTGCACCAAGACAATTCTGCTCCTGTAGTTACAGTTGGTGTTATGTACCATGTTGGGGCAAAAGATGAAGAAGATGGAAAAACAGGAATGGCTCACTTTTATGAGCACTTATTATTTACTGGAACAAAAAACATTGGTCGTGGCGAATGGAATAAAATAGAAGCGGCAAATGGAGGTACTGGAAATGCAAATACAAACTGGGATAGAACTTATTATTATGAAACCTTTCCATCTAACAATTTAGAACTAGGTTTATGGATGGAGTCTGAGCGTTTATTACACCCAATTATCGATCAAAAGGCAGTAGACACTCAAAACGAAGTTGTTAAAGAAGAAAAACGTCAACGTATGGATAATGCTCCTTATGGAAAAATTATTTATGGTGATGTTTACAACCACATTTTTGACAAGCACAATTATGGTAGACCAATGATTGGATATATCAAAGATTTAGATGCTGCAAAACTTGAAGAATTTAAAGCTTTTTATAAGAAGTGGTATATGCCAAACAATGCAGTATTAGTAGTTGCTGGAGATTTTAATGTTAAAAACACTAAAAAAATGATCAAAGATTATTTTGAATCAATTCCAGCTCGTACTCTTCCAAAAAGAAACAAAATTGTTGAGCCAGAAAGAACTCAAGAAAAAAGAGTAAAAGAATACGACTCTAACATTCAATTACCAGCTATTCTATTAGCACACAAAACTCCTTCAATGCGAGAAAGAGACTCTAAAGTTTTAGATGTTATCTCCACTATTTTAAGTAATGGAAAGAGTTCTAGATTATATAAAAAATTAGTTGACACTGATAAGAAAGCTCTACAAGTATTCTCATTTGCAAGAAACTTAGAAGATTACAGTGTTTATAACATTGGAGCAATTCCTTTAGGTAAAACTTCTTTAGATGATTTAATCAAAGAAATGGACGAAGAGATTGAAAAGTTACAAACGGAATTAATCTCAGACAGAGATTTAGAAAAAGTACGTAACAAATTCGAAAATCAATTCGTTGCCTCTAACTCTAACGTTCAAGGTATTGCTAATACATTAGCAAGAAACTACATGTTAGTTGGAGAAACAAACAGAATTAACAAGGAATTAGACATTATTAATTCTATTACAAAAGAGGAAATTAGAGACGTAGCTAAAAAGTACTTAGCTAAAAACCGTCGTGTAATTATTGAATATTTACCAAAAAAGAAATAA
- a CDS encoding ACT domain-containing protein has protein sequence MSGEKNLAVLIKEMKPYLNTGEYVFVSVSPNEAATISNKDIIGLFKETEGNTLVLERSIADKHNLSYDFIASWITLKIHSSLDAVGLTAAFSNALAKHNISCNVIAGFYHDHIFVAKSDETKTINTLNKLSAQY, from the coding sequence ATGTCAGGAGAAAAAAACTTAGCTGTTCTAATTAAAGAAATGAAGCCTTACCTTAATACAGGTGAATATGTGTTTGTTTCAGTTTCTCCCAATGAGGCGGCAACTATTTCTAACAAAGATATTATAGGTTTGTTTAAAGAAACTGAAGGTAATACTCTCGTTTTAGAACGCTCTATTGCAGATAAACATAATCTTTCTTATGATTTTATAGCTTCTTGGATTACTCTTAAAATTCATTCTTCTTTAGATGCTGTTGGACTTACAGCTGCTTTTTCTAATGCATTGGCAAAACACAATATTAGTTGTAATGTTATTGCTGGTTTTTATCACGATCATATTTTTGTTGCCAAATCAGATGAAACTAAAACCATCAATACTTTAAATAAGCTGTCTGCACAATATTAA